A single genomic interval of Campylobacterota bacterium harbors:
- a CDS encoding carbonic anhydrase family protein: MKTILALSVSALLLCAGAHAAEHHQPHWDYDDHGPAHWCDFSAICKDGKAQSPIDIKTSETVSIAPSHVIKLNENVQASSQIVDNGHAIQVNVENGGKITVEGVDYQLVQFHFHGKSEEKIDGRQYDLVAHMVHKSAFGNLLVVGVLFEEGKERNAILDTVIKGVGTKTVLNPAALLPKESGRYFHYMGSLTTPPCSENVRWYVMKEIQSATPDQIAAMRKFYDHNYRPVQPLNGRVVESK; the protein is encoded by the coding sequence ATGAAAACGATCCTTGCCTTATCGGTTTCGGCGCTTTTGCTATGTGCCGGAGCCCACGCCGCAGAACACCATCAGCCCCATTGGGACTACGACGACCACGGGCCCGCGCACTGGTGCGACTTCAGCGCAATCTGCAAAGACGGAAAAGCCCAGTCGCCGATCGACATCAAAACCTCGGAGACCGTTTCGATCGCCCCGTCGCACGTCATCAAACTCAATGAAAACGTCCAGGCTTCAAGCCAGATCGTCGATAACGGCCACGCCATCCAGGTCAACGTCGAAAACGGCGGGAAAATCACCGTGGAAGGGGTCGATTATCAGCTGGTGCAGTTCCATTTCCACGGCAAAAGCGAAGAAAAAATCGACGGCAGACAGTACGATCTCGTTGCCCACATGGTACACAAAAGCGCGTTCGGGAACCTTCTTGTCGTCGGCGTCTTGTTCGAAGAGGGGAAAGAGCGCAACGCGATCCTCGACACCGTGATCAAAGGGGTCGGAACCAAAACCGTCCTCAACCCTGCCGCGCTTCTGCCAAAAGAGAGCGGCCGCTATTTTCATTACATGGGTTCGCTCACGACCCCTCCGTGCAGCGAGAACGTCCGCTGGTACGTGATGAAAGAGATCCAGAGCGCCACACCCGATCAGATCGCGGCAATGCGTAAATTCTACGACCACAACTACCGCCCGGTTCAGCCGCTCAACGGCCGTGTCGTCGAATCGAAATAG
- a CDS encoding DUF3240 family protein — protein sequence MNLKGLDIYFELESKDVLVDFLLSKGYDDFYFFPCSRYSAGALLINAQEQVSARREYGLFRLFLHADAAQTLADDIKSSLKNKSIKIFVRECEEL from the coding sequence ATGAACCTCAAAGGGCTGGACATCTATTTCGAACTGGAATCCAAAGACGTGCTGGTTGATTTTTTACTCTCCAAAGGGTATGATGATTTTTATTTTTTCCCCTGCAGCCGCTATTCGGCCGGGGCATTGCTGATCAATGCCCAAGAACAGGTGAGCGCACGTCGCGAATACGGGCTGTTTCGTCTTTTTCTCCATGCGGACGCGGCGCAGACGCTCGCGGATGACATCAAAAGCTCGCTGAAAAACAAGAGCATCAAAATCTTCGTTCGCGAGTGTGAGGAACTGTAA
- a CDS encoding HAD family hydrolase gives MNTTILFDLDGTLIDSTEAIVESFRHSLACHGDVGEVSESHITSQIGHTLETMFAAVGVPDGRIAAHVETYKLHYREISRFKTFLLPGAKEAIEEAAAFARLGIVTTKTGLYSRELMEHFGVMGYFEVLIGREHVENPKPHPEPIYKALEAMKRPRHTAWMIGDTRLDIEASARAGIGCVAVTSGYDNAEQLLTLTDIIQPDALEAVRFIAARG, from the coding sequence GTGAACACTACCATACTTTTTGATCTTGACGGAACCCTGATCGATTCGACCGAGGCGATCGTCGAGAGCTTCCGCCATTCCCTGGCGTGCCACGGAGACGTCGGGGAAGTTTCCGAATCGCACATCACCTCCCAGATCGGCCACACACTCGAGACGATGTTCGCCGCGGTCGGGGTACCCGATGGGCGGATCGCGGCGCATGTCGAAACCTACAAACTCCATTACCGCGAGATTTCCCGTTTCAAAACATTCCTGCTTCCGGGGGCAAAAGAGGCGATCGAAGAGGCTGCGGCATTTGCGCGGCTGGGGATCGTCACGACGAAAACGGGGCTTTATTCGCGGGAATTGATGGAGCATTTCGGGGTCATGGGGTATTTCGAGGTGCTGATCGGGCGCGAACACGTCGAGAACCCAAAGCCCCATCCCGAACCGATTTACAAAGCGCTCGAAGCGATGAAGCGTCCAAGGCACACCGCATGGATGATCGGCGATACCCGGCTCGATATCGAAGCCTCTGCCCGGGCCGGCATCGGATGCGTCGCCGTGACAAGCGGATACGATAACGCAGAACAATTACTAACATTAACGGATATTATACAACCTGATGCCCTCGAAGCGGTCCGTTTTATCGCTGCACGGGGCTGA
- a CDS encoding phosphoethanolamine--lipid A transferase produces MIVGVSLWWVIAANYSFFRHVVEVYPLAWASALELFSVALVLFASSVLILTLLTNRWVFKPLVILMLMVTAAVAYFMDTYDIVVDSHMITNVLQTNASESADLLSAKLALYLVLMGALPSWIVYRLDVVYPSFRKQALEDVKTLGIVLGVVIVCLLAFSPFYTSFFREHKPLRFYANPSYYLYSVGKYVSKSFSHDYTGLKIVGEDAKIPASDKDRELVILVVGEAARWDHFSLNGYKRETNPLLKKEEIINFSNFSACGTETAVSVPCMFSSLTRENYEGGRAEHTENVLDVLSHARVNVLWRDNNSDSKGVALRAQYEDFKSPDKNPLCDVECRDEGMLAGLQEYIDAHPKGDIVIVLHQMGNHGPAYYKRYPKSFEKFTPVCKSNQLEQCTPQEITNAYDNAILYTDYFLSRVIALLKQNDEKFETAMFYVSDHGESLGEKGLYLHGFPYAIAPEAQTHVPALMWFGKNFAIDRATLRKKAQQSYSHDSYFHTVLNFTEIDSKVYNPELDILYGVH; encoded by the coding sequence GTGATTGTCGGGGTATCACTGTGGTGGGTCATCGCGGCCAATTATTCATTTTTCCGGCATGTTGTGGAAGTTTATCCGCTTGCCTGGGCCTCGGCGTTGGAGCTGTTTTCGGTCGCTTTGGTGCTCTTTGCAAGCAGCGTACTCATATTGACGCTGTTGACAAACCGCTGGGTATTCAAACCGTTGGTTATTCTCATGTTGATGGTTACCGCGGCGGTCGCTTATTTTATGGACACATACGACATCGTTGTGGACAGTCACATGATCACCAATGTGCTTCAGACGAACGCCAGCGAATCGGCCGATTTGCTGAGCGCGAAGCTGGCCCTCTATCTCGTATTGATGGGAGCACTTCCGTCGTGGATCGTCTATCGCCTCGACGTCGTCTATCCGTCGTTTCGGAAACAGGCACTCGAAGACGTCAAAACGCTTGGAATCGTATTGGGCGTGGTGATTGTATGCCTACTTGCATTCAGTCCGTTTTACACCTCGTTTTTCCGCGAGCATAAACCGCTCCGTTTTTATGCGAACCCCTCGTATTACCTCTATTCGGTCGGTAAATACGTTTCCAAATCATTTTCACACGATTATACGGGGTTGAAAATCGTCGGAGAAGATGCGAAAATACCCGCGAGCGACAAAGATCGCGAGCTGGTGATCCTCGTCGTCGGGGAGGCGGCCCGTTGGGACCATTTTTCCCTGAATGGCTACAAACGCGAAACGAATCCGCTGTTAAAAAAAGAGGAGATCATCAACTTCTCCAATTTCAGTGCGTGCGGTACCGAAACGGCGGTTTCGGTGCCGTGCATGTTTTCCTCGCTGACCCGGGAGAATTACGAGGGGGGGCGTGCCGAACATACCGAGAACGTACTGGACGTTTTGTCCCATGCGAGGGTTAACGTTCTGTGGCGGGACAATAACTCTGATTCCAAAGGGGTTGCCCTCAGGGCGCAGTATGAGGATTTCAAATCCCCCGACAAGAACCCCCTCTGCGATGTCGAATGCCGTGACGAGGGAATGCTTGCAGGGCTTCAGGAATATATCGACGCCCACCCCAAGGGGGATATCGTCATTGTCCTTCACCAGATGGGAAATCATGGACCTGCCTACTACAAGCGCTATCCGAAATCCTTCGAGAAGTTTACCCCGGTCTGTAAAAGCAACCAGCTTGAACAGTGTACTCCCCAGGAGATTACCAATGCCTACGACAACGCTATTTTGTACACGGATTATTTCCTTTCGCGCGTCATTGCACTGCTAAAACAAAACGATGAAAAATTTGAAACGGCGATGTTTTACGTGAGCGATCATGGTGAATCGCTCGGAGAAAAAGGATTATACCTTCACGGCTTTCCGTACGCGATCGCCCCTGAAGCACAGACACACGTTCCGGCCCTGATGTGGTTTGGAAAGAATTTTGCGATCGATAGGGCGACGCTGCGAAAAAAAGCGCAGCAATCCTATTCCCACGATTCGTATTTCCATACGGTTCTTAATTTTACCGAAATCGACAGTAAGGTCTACAACCCTGAATTGGATATTTTGTATGGCGTCCACTAA
- a CDS encoding efflux RND transporter permease subunit: MLNALIEFSLKQRLIVILLSLALFGYGVYSFLKIPIDAFPDISSTQVKIIMKAPGMTPEEVENRVVKPMEAELLGLENQKLLKSTSKYAIADITIDFNDGTDIYRARAQVAEKLSALLPDLPKGVSGGMAPITTPLGEAFMFTVEGNITQSQKRELLDFVIRPALRGAKGVADVNSLGGEARAIVVQPDFQAMRNLGITLSALEETLSNNLKNDGAGRVDAYEESYLVKVQSGVREPAEIANITIHSHNGPIRIGDFCAVEEGARTRLGYVTKDGIGEATEGLVLTLKGANAQETVTQIKQRLEALKPQLPEGIEIVPFYDRSELIEKAVSTVSKALVEAIVLVIVLLMLFLGDLRAAIAVSVILPFSLAIAFVMMKYFGLSANLMSLGGLAIAIGMLVDSAVVVVENAFAKLGEGESSLPKLHQVYRATKEVSAAVFSGILIIAVVFLPLLTLEGLEGKLFAPVAMTIVFALFGSLLLSLTLIPVVCSLVLKSTPHEETRLGRFFNRLYAPLLDFSLNRSRTLFTGAVAFLVISFSLFLFVGKSFMPTLDEGDIILGVETPPSISLEKSKELNLQIQKAILRHVPEVKSIVARTGSDELGLDPMGLNQTDTFITLKPQDEWEAESKEKIKEKIQAALVDFPGISFGFTQPIEMRVSEMLTGTRGDLAVKIYGNDIQELNRLSEEIADTLSGMNGATEVFTTLNEGVNYLTLKPNRIESAKTGVDSAELGLFLKVALEGVSVDELPIGNARIPVIMRMNPEIASDMERFKALELPMAEGFAVPIASIADIQTSEGALKVDRENGERFSTVRSNVEGRDLVGFVEEAKEKISQNVRLPEGYRIVYGGQFENQQRAAAKLMMVIPLSIAVIFLILFFTFRSVPVTLLILLNIPFAVTGGVISLFVSGEYLSVPASVGFIALFGIAVLNGVVMVSYFNALLKGGCGIEDAVRIGAMRRLRPVLMTAFIAALGLLPLLFATGVGSEVQKPLAIVVLGGLVTSTVLTLLILPPAFRLLYERTHR, from the coding sequence ATGCTAAACGCCCTCATCGAATTTTCGCTTAAACAGCGGCTGATCGTCATCCTCCTCTCCCTGGCCCTGTTCGGGTACGGGGTCTATTCGTTTCTCAAAATCCCCATCGACGCGTTCCCGGACATCTCATCGACCCAGGTCAAAATTATCATGAAAGCACCCGGAATGACCCCCGAAGAGGTTGAAAACCGGGTGGTAAAGCCGATGGAGGCTGAATTGCTCGGGCTGGAAAACCAAAAACTCCTCAAGAGCACTTCCAAGTATGCGATTGCCGACATCACGATCGATTTTAACGACGGTACCGACATTTATCGCGCCCGTGCGCAGGTGGCCGAGAAACTCTCTGCCCTGCTCCCCGATCTTCCCAAAGGGGTAAGCGGCGGAATGGCCCCCATCACGACGCCGCTGGGGGAAGCGTTCATGTTCACCGTGGAGGGGAACATCACCCAGTCGCAGAAACGGGAGTTGCTCGATTTCGTCATCCGTCCCGCACTGCGCGGGGCCAAAGGGGTGGCCGACGTGAACTCCCTGGGCGGCGAAGCCCGGGCAATCGTCGTTCAACCCGATTTTCAGGCGATGCGCAACCTTGGGATCACCCTCAGCGCCCTCGAAGAGACCCTCTCGAACAACCTCAAAAACGACGGGGCGGGGCGCGTGGACGCTTATGAGGAGAGTTATCTCGTCAAAGTGCAAAGCGGGGTCCGGGAACCTGCCGAAATTGCCAATATCACGATCCATTCGCACAACGGGCCGATCCGGATCGGCGATTTTTGTGCGGTCGAGGAGGGGGCCCGGACCCGGCTTGGTTACGTTACCAAAGACGGAATCGGCGAAGCGACCGAGGGGTTGGTGTTGACGCTCAAGGGGGCGAACGCCCAGGAAACGGTCACGCAGATCAAACAGCGCCTCGAAGCGCTCAAGCCCCAGCTCCCGGAGGGGATCGAAATCGTACCGTTTTATGACCGTAGCGAGCTGATCGAAAAAGCGGTTTCGACCGTCTCGAAGGCACTGGTCGAAGCGATCGTTCTGGTCATAGTGTTGCTGATGCTCTTTTTGGGCGATCTGCGGGCGGCGATCGCAGTGAGCGTCATATTGCCCTTTTCCCTCGCGATCGCTTTTGTAATGATGAAATATTTCGGTCTCAGCGCTAATCTGATGAGCCTGGGCGGGTTGGCCATCGCTATCGGGATGCTCGTCGATTCGGCGGTCGTCGTGGTCGAAAACGCTTTCGCCAAACTGGGGGAAGGGGAATCGTCGCTGCCGAAACTGCACCAGGTTTACCGTGCGACCAAAGAGGTTTCCGCCGCCGTTTTCAGCGGTATTTTGATCATCGCGGTCGTTTTTCTGCCGCTTCTGACGCTCGAAGGACTGGAGGGGAAACTGTTCGCCCCGGTTGCGATGACGATCGTTTTCGCACTCTTCGGATCGCTGCTCCTCTCCCTCACGCTGATTCCGGTGGTGTGTTCGCTCGTCCTGAAAAGCACCCCCCATGAAGAGACCCGTTTGGGCCGTTTTTTCAACCGTCTCTACGCTCCGCTGCTCGATTTTTCCCTGAATCGCAGCCGGACGCTTTTTACCGGAGCGGTAGCCTTTTTGGTGATAAGCTTCAGCTTGTTTTTGTTCGTCGGGAAAAGCTTCATGCCCACCCTGGACGAGGGGGACATTATCCTGGGGGTCGAAACGCCCCCTTCTATTTCGCTCGAAAAATCCAAGGAGCTCAACCTCCAGATCCAAAAAGCGATTCTCCGGCACGTTCCCGAAGTCAAAAGTATCGTCGCGCGGACCGGTTCGGACGAGCTTGGGCTTGACCCGATGGGATTGAATCAGACTGACACGTTTATCACCCTCAAGCCCCAGGACGAGTGGGAAGCCGAATCGAAAGAGAAGATCAAAGAGAAGATTCAGGCCGCTCTGGTCGATTTTCCGGGAATCAGCTTCGGGTTTACCCAGCCGATCGAAATGCGTGTTTCGGAGATGCTCACGGGGACCCGAGGAGACCTCGCGGTCAAGATTTACGGCAACGACATCCAAGAGCTTAACCGCCTCAGCGAGGAGATCGCCGATACCCTTTCGGGGATGAACGGGGCAACGGAGGTGTTTACGACGCTGAACGAGGGGGTCAACTACCTCACGCTCAAACCCAACCGGATCGAATCGGCCAAAACGGGAGTCGATTCTGCCGAGCTTGGACTGTTTTTGAAAGTCGCGCTGGAGGGGGTCAGTGTCGATGAATTGCCGATCGGCAATGCCAGGATTCCGGTCATCATGCGGATGAATCCCGAAATCGCTTCGGACATGGAACGCTTCAAGGCCCTGGAACTTCCCATGGCGGAAGGGTTTGCGGTTCCGATTGCGAGTATTGCCGATATCCAGACGAGTGAAGGGGCGCTCAAAGTCGACCGCGAAAACGGCGAACGTTTCAGTACCGTCCGTTCCAACGTCGAGGGGCGCGATTTGGTCGGTTTTGTGGAGGAAGCGAAAGAGAAAATTTCCCAAAACGTCCGTCTCCCCGAAGGATACCGGATCGTTTACGGCGGCCAGTTCGAGAATCAGCAGCGGGCGGCGGCCAAACTGATGATGGTCATCCCCCTGTCGATCGCGGTCATTTTCCTGATCCTCTTTTTCACGTTCCGCTCGGTGCCGGTTACCCTGCTGATTTTGCTGAACATCCCGTTCGCGGTTACCGGAGGGGTGATTTCGCTGTTCGTTTCGGGCGAATACCTCTCCGTTCCCGCCTCGGTCGGATTCATCGCCTTGTTCGGGATCGCCGTCCTCAACGGGGTTGTCATGGTCAGTTATTTCAACGCCCTGCTCAAAGGGGGATGCGGTATCGAGGATGCGGTACGTATCGGTGCGATGCGGCGTCTGCGCCCCGTATTGATGACCGCATTTATCGCGGCGCTGGGGCTGTTGCCGCTGCTGTTCGCCACAGGGGTGGGCAGTGAGGTACAAAAACCGCTGGCTATCGTCGTTTTGGGAGGATTGGTCACATCGACCGTCCTGACGCTACTGATCCTGCCGCCGGCATTCAGACTCCTCTATGAAAGGACGCACCGATGA
- a CDS encoding 4Fe-4S dicluster-binding protein, whose protein sequence is MEKKGWDGFEIGAMLRSFDGATRDIATTLPENRPYSQSNSFTASVADWRIEKPLFNKDYCIDCQFCWVYCPDMSIISRDKKMVGVDYDHCKGCGICVEVCPTNPKSLLMFPEQKDEDAALAEWPQKDKNAKAEEPKED, encoded by the coding sequence ATGGAAAAAAAAGGATGGGATGGATTCGAAATCGGTGCCATGCTCCGATCGTTTGACGGGGCGACACGCGATATCGCGACGACGCTTCCCGAAAATCGCCCTTATTCACAGTCGAACTCGTTTACCGCGAGCGTTGCGGACTGGCGCATCGAGAAACCTTTGTTCAACAAAGACTACTGCATCGATTGCCAGTTTTGCTGGGTTTACTGCCCGGACATGTCGATCATCTCGCGCGACAAAAAAATGGTCGGTGTTGATTACGACCACTGTAAAGGGTGCGGTATCTGTGTGGAAGTCTGTCCGACGAATCCGAAATCGCTCTTGATGTTCCCCGAACAAAAAGACGAAGACGCAGCACTTGCCGAATGGCCTCAAAAAGATAAAAACGCTAAAGCAGAAGAACCAAAGGAAGACTAA
- a CDS encoding phosphatase PAP2 family protein, which produces MASTKNILLTATLLVCVILFFGWNPSVDVWVQNHFYDPLNHRWLIVEGEWPWLDFILYDGIKKLLIVIYSALLLVVLFGYRKNWVQRYRRAIIILVLSGILVPSVVVGLKTLTNVPCPRDWQMYGGEYPHVGVLDSYPENFCREHRIRCWPAGHASFGFSLLALVFAFRRKQAKILALIGTMGIAWSMGIYKILKGDHFLSHTIIAMIMGWLIILLIVRLIDLLQRGRRVQ; this is translated from the coding sequence ATGGCGTCCACTAAAAACATCCTGCTCACCGCAACGCTTCTTGTATGCGTCATCCTCTTTTTCGGATGGAATCCCTCCGTCGATGTGTGGGTCCAGAACCACTTTTACGATCCGCTGAATCATCGATGGCTGATTGTGGAGGGGGAATGGCCTTGGCTCGATTTTATTCTGTACGACGGTATAAAAAAGCTTTTGATCGTTATCTATTCGGCCCTTTTGCTGGTTGTCCTTTTTGGATACAGAAAAAACTGGGTCCAGCGTTACCGCAGGGCGATCATCATTCTGGTACTCTCAGGCATCCTCGTTCCCTCGGTCGTGGTGGGATTGAAAACGCTGACGAATGTCCCCTGTCCTCGTGACTGGCAGATGTATGGCGGCGAATACCCGCATGTCGGGGTACTGGATTCCTATCCTGAAAACTTTTGTCGGGAACACCGTATCCGATGTTGGCCTGCCGGTCATGCCAGTTTCGGCTTTTCGCTGTTGGCACTGGTTTTTGCCTTTAGACGCAAACAGGCCAAAATTCTGGCACTGATCGGCACAATGGGGATAGCATGGAGCATGGGAATTTATAAAATTCTCAAGGGCGACCATTTTCTCAGCCATACGATAATCGCGATGATTATGGGATGGCTGATTATCCTTCTTATCGTCCGTTTGATCGATCTCCTGCAGCGTGGCAGGCGTGTTCAATGA
- a CDS encoding pyruvate flavodoxin oxidoreductase subunit gamma gives MLEIRWHSRAGQGAVTGAKGLADVVSTTGKHVQAFAFYGSAKRGAAMTAYNRVDDKVILNHEKYMRPDYVLVIDPALVYVADITANEKEDTIYIVTTHMSTEELIASQPKLEGKKVYTVDCIKIAQETIGRAIPNTPMLGALMKVSGMYDIEFFKESMVKVLKKLPQKIIDANMIAIQRAYDEVK, from the coding sequence ATGCTAGAGATTCGATGGCACAGTCGAGCCGGACAGGGTGCCGTAACGGGCGCAAAAGGTTTGGCCGACGTTGTATCCACCACCGGTAAGCATGTTCAGGCATTCGCGTTCTACGGTTCAGCCAAGCGCGGAGCGGCGATGACGGCCTACAACCGTGTCGACGACAAAGTGATTTTGAACCATGAGAAATACATGAGACCTGACTATGTTTTGGTCATCGACCCCGCTCTGGTTTATGTCGCGGACATTACGGCGAACGAAAAAGAGGATACGATCTATATCGTTACGACGCACATGAGTACCGAAGAACTGATCGCTTCCCAGCCGAAATTGGAAGGGAAAAAAGTTTATACCGTCGACTGCATCAAAATCGCCCAGGAGACTATCGGACGCGCGATCCCCAACACGCCGATGCTGGGTGCATTGATGAAAGTATCGGGAATGTACGACATCGAGTTTTTCAAAGAGAGCATGGTCAAAGTTCTCAAAAAACTCCCTCAAAAAATTATCGACGCCAATATGATCGCGATCCAACGCGCGTATGATGAAGTGAAATAA
- a CDS encoding response regulator transcription factor, which produces MRILIADDEKELLELLKMSLESEWIVDIASSVDEAKGYLDAFHYAVAVFDRTFEGADRVKELISYAKSGHAGTAVLVLSALGGVDDKVEGFGYGADDYLEKPFDIKELRARIAALSRRFAVRKLTIEGIEIDPDAETLKREGEAVVLSKNEQALFFYLLSKAPQVVSREEILDALYDNPQNITSNAVDELVARIRKKLDPKVIKTVKTRGFVIEHGL; this is translated from the coding sequence ATGCGTATATTGATCGCCGACGACGAAAAAGAGCTGTTGGAGCTGCTGAAAATGTCGTTGGAAAGCGAGTGGATCGTCGATATCGCCTCGAGCGTCGACGAAGCCAAGGGGTATCTTGATGCGTTTCATTACGCCGTTGCGGTTTTCGACCGGACGTTCGAGGGGGCTGATCGGGTCAAAGAACTGATTTCGTATGCGAAATCGGGTCATGCGGGGACGGCGGTTCTCGTGCTAAGCGCTTTGGGCGGGGTTGACGACAAAGTCGAAGGGTTCGGATACGGCGCCGACGATTACCTTGAAAAACCGTTCGACATCAAAGAACTCCGTGCGCGCATTGCTGCCCTTTCCCGCCGTTTCGCGGTTCGGAAGCTGACCATCGAGGGGATCGAGATAGACCCTGACGCCGAAACGCTCAAACGCGAGGGCGAAGCGGTCGTTCTGAGCAAAAACGAGCAGGCCCTTTTCTTTTACCTCCTCTCCAAAGCGCCGCAGGTGGTATCGCGCGAAGAGATCCTCGACGCGCTCTACGACAACCCTCAAAACATCACCTCCAACGCCGTCGACGAACTCGTGGCGCGGATCCGCAAAAAACTCGATCCCAAAGTGATCAAAACGGTCAAAACGAGAGGATTCGTCATTGAACACGGCCTTTAA
- a CDS encoding peptide-binding protein, which yields MKLLFLLIQSVWLAAATLHLSASSNPARLNPLIATDSASSSIAGFLFNSLVKYDESGTKIVGDLAESYRFITPTLIEFKLRRGVLWHDGAPFSARDVAFTYELIRSPKVITPYASDFRIVKSVRIMDEYTLRVAYEKPYFKALEIWMMGIVPRHILEKEGDVMGSRFNTAPVGTGPYVLKKLEFSKQIVLEANPRYFEHPPKIGKIVFHVISDPMTRFLMLKSNRIDVSSLEPMQYERQLDGAFHKRFKTLELPSHSYTYLGFNLRLKKFQDPRVREALSLAIDRKALIDLLFLGHGKICTGPFLPGSKGYNAKVKAPKRDLARARALLKAAGYDEKNPLSFEIATSNSNMIRPYAAEIMQRQLAEVGVRVSLRVMEWQAFLNTVVAPRKFDTVLLGWALSLTPDPYALWHSDSDVPGGFNLVGYRSSKTDRLIEEMEGSVDPEKIAALQRRIYERIAHDNPYLFLVVPNDINVYSRSIRGIKPTINGIWEDYIDWEKQ from the coding sequence TTGAAACTTTTATTCCTCCTCATCCAAAGCGTCTGGCTTGCTGCCGCGACGCTTCACCTGAGTGCCTCGTCCAATCCCGCACGTCTCAATCCCCTCATCGCCACCGATTCGGCCAGTTCGTCCATCGCCGGATTTTTGTTCAATTCGCTCGTGAAATACGATGAAAGCGGGACGAAAATCGTCGGCGACCTCGCCGAATCGTACCGTTTCATCACCCCGACGCTGATCGAGTTCAAGCTCCGACGCGGCGTGCTATGGCACGACGGAGCACCCTTTAGCGCCCGCGACGTCGCTTTTACCTACGAACTGATCCGCTCCCCCAAAGTGATCACCCCCTACGCCAGTGATTTCCGGATCGTCAAATCGGTGCGGATAATGGATGAATACACCCTGCGCGTCGCTTATGAAAAACCCTATTTTAAAGCATTAGAGATATGGATGATGGGGATCGTCCCGCGTCATATCCTCGAAAAAGAGGGTGACGTTATGGGGAGCCGCTTCAACACGGCTCCCGTCGGAACGGGTCCTTACGTACTCAAAAAACTGGAGTTCTCCAAGCAGATCGTTCTGGAGGCCAATCCCCGCTATTTCGAACATCCGCCCAAAATCGGGAAAATCGTTTTTCACGTCATTTCCGATCCGATGACCCGCTTTTTGATGCTCAAATCAAACCGGATTGACGTCAGCTCTCTCGAACCGATGCAGTACGAACGCCAGTTGGACGGGGCGTTTCATAAACGTTTCAAAACGCTGGAACTCCCTTCCCACAGCTACACTTACCTTGGGTTCAACCTGCGGCTCAAAAAATTTCAGGACCCCCGTGTCCGCGAGGCCCTCTCGCTTGCCATCGACCGCAAAGCGCTGATCGACCTGCTCTTCCTGGGGCACGGCAAAATCTGCACCGGGCCGTTTCTCCCCGGAAGCAAAGGCTATAATGCGAAGGTAAAAGCCCCGAAGCGGGATCTGGCCCGCGCCAGGGCACTGCTCAAAGCGGCGGGATATGATGAGAAAAATCCCCTTTCGTTCGAAATCGCCACCTCCAATTCCAACATGATCCGCCCCTACGCCGCCGAGATCATGCAGCGGCAGCTTGCCGAGGTCGGGGTTCGGGTGAGTTTGCGGGTGATGGAATGGCAGGCTTTTTTGAATACCGTCGTCGCCCCCCGGAAGTTCGATACGGTGCTACTGGGATGGGCCCTGTCGCTCACCCCCGATCCCTACGCGCTGTGGCACAGCGACAGTGACGTTCCGGGGGGATTTAACCTCGTGGGGTACCGTTCGTCCAAGACCGACCGGCTGATCGAGGAGATGGAGGGATCGGTCGACCCCGAAAAGATCGCTGCGCTGCAACGGCGTATTTATGAGCGTATCGCGCACGACAACCCTTATCTTTTTTTGGTGGTGCCCAATGACATCAATGTCTACAGCCGCTCGATTCGCGGCATCAAACCCACCATTAACGGGATCTGGGAAGATTACATCGACTGGGAGAAACAGTGA